TCCAAAATCtaaaactaaaataaatagatcCTAGTAGAACCGGAATTTCGCTTGGTAGATCTTATTCATCTAGCTTGGCACCAGCATGATTCAGCAACCATAGGGCACGTATATGTGATTGTTAGTGCTGGCATTTCTTGAAGCACAACGTCTATAGATTGGATCGGAGTAACAAAAAGAAATTAAAATATACCAAGAGATATTAGTAATTTGCCGCACATACGAGATTTATACAGCTTAGCCTCATCTTATTCACCTGACATGCAACTTTAACAGCACCACCCAACCAATCACCGTTCACATGAAAATGGTACGGTGTAGCTCATCTTACTCACCTGACATGCAGCTTTAGCGGCACAAACCTACCAATCACCATTTACGTGAAAATGGTATGGTGTGAAGCACTTCGCACCGTACTCATTCCTAGGACGTACTGTTCTTGTTCCTTACGCTGAAACGGAACAAAGAAGTACCCGTTAAACACTTGGTTCAGGAGGGAGAGTCTTATTTTACCAAAACTACCAAACATAGCTTAAATTGCTCACGAGCCCAAGTTGGCAACCCTTTTCACCGCGCCGTCCCCGTGCCCTACTGTTCACCCCCACATCTCGGCGACCCCGCGGCACAGTCCACGCACGACCCGACCCGACCCAACCAAAACCAACCCCACCACTAGAGCCGAGCGCGCGCACGCCGCACGCCAGACGACACGGCGCGCCAGTAATACTACTCCACCACCTCTCTCTCCGTCCCTCGCCGCCTGCCCCGCCTCCGACCCCAGTGCCTCTGCTCCCTCCCCATCCACTCCACCAAaccacaccccccccccccccccgcctccCCCGCCAGGCCGCAGCAGGCAGGCAGTCTCCCCTCTCCCACCTGGTCAAACCACGCCCCCCCCTcttccccccctcccccccccccaccaccgAGACGCACCAATCCGCGCGCGATGCCTCCTCcacgcctcctcctcctgccgatgctcctcctcctgctcgccccgctcgccgcgccgcagcCCGCGCCGGGGTCCGGGGCGGCGCCGCAGGAGGACGACCTGCGCTGCCTCCGGGGCGTCAAGTCCGGCCTCCGCGACCCGGACGGGCGCCTCGACTCCTGGGACTTCCGCAACACCTCCGGCGGCGCCGTCTGCAACTATAACGGCATCTCCTGCTGGAACATGCAGGAGTCCCGCGTCATCTCGCTCTCGCTCTCCGGGTTCGACCTCCAGGGCGccctcccctcctccctccaGTACTGCCGCGCCGCCACCACGCTCGACCTCTCCAGCAACGAGCTCGACGGCCAGATACCCCCCGCGCTCTGCGACTGGCTCCCCTTCGTCGTCAACCTCGACCTCTCCTTCAACAAGCTCACCGGCCCGATCCCCGCCGAGCTCGCCAACTGCCGCTTCCTCAACTCGCTCAAGCTCGCCGGGAACCAGCTCTCCGGCCAGATCCCCGCCTCCCTCGCGCGCCTCGACCGCCTCAAGTCGCTCGACCTCTCGGGGAACAGGCTCGACGGCCAGATCCCGACCCAGCTGGGCTCCAACTTCCCGAAGGACTCCTTCTCCGGGAACTCGGGCCTCTGCGGCCGCCCCGTCTCCTCGCGCTGCGGCCGCGGGCTGGGGGGCGCCGGCCTCGGCATCGTCATCGCCGCGGGGGTCTTCGGGGCCGCCGCGTCGCTGGTCCTCGCCTACTTCTTCTGGCGGTGCACCGGGAAGGGCAAGGGAGGGCGCCGCCGCCAGAGGCGCGGCGGCAGCGAGTCCGGCGGCGCTGCCGTGGAGGACGGGAGCTGGTGGGCGGAGAGACTGCGGGCGGCGCACAACCGATTGGCCCCGGTCTCCCTCTTCCAGAAGCCGATCGTCAAGGTCAAGCTAGCTGACCTGATGGCCGCCACACAGGACTTCAACACCAGCCACATCGTGGTCGCCGGGAGCTCACGGGCGGGGACGGCCTACCGAGCAGTGCTACGGGATGGGTCTGCACTGACGGTCAAGCGCCTGCACTCGTGCCCGCTCTCAGAGAAGGCTTTCAGAGCAGAGATGGGGCGGATTGGGCAGCTGCGCCATCCCAACATCGTGCCACTTCTGGGGTTCTGTGTTGTCGAGGATGAGAGGCTGCTGGTGTACAAGCATATGGAGAGCGGGGCTCTTTCGTCGGTGATGAAGAAGCCAGGGGAAGCGCCACTTGATTGGGCAACACGGCTCAGGATCGCCGTTGGGGCAGCAAGAGGCCTTGCGTGGCTGCACCATGGGTTCCAGGTTCCGCAAATTCATCAGAATTTGAGCTCAAGTGCCGTTCTTCTTGATGAGGATTATGAGGCTCGGATCACGGATGTTGGGCTCACGAGGCTGGTCCGGATGGCGCCTGGTGAGGGCGGCGATACTAGCCCTTTCCTGAATGGGGACTTTGGGGAGTTTGGCTATGTTGCCCCAGAGTATGCTAGCAATCCAGTTGGTACGATGAAAGGCGATGCATATGCATTTGGCGTGATATTGTTTGAGCTTGTGAGTGGGCAGGAGGCTGCTGCTGTGGTAACTGATGTTACTGGTGAAGGGTTCAAGGGGACATTGTTGGATTGGGTAAATCAGCTCAAGGCTTCTGGGCGGATTGGTGATGTTGTTGATAGGCCATTGCGTGGAAAGGGTCATGACAAGGAGATTGAGGAGTTCTTGAAGGTTGCTTTTGCATGTACCCAGCCTCATCTGAAGGAGAGGTACTCTATGTATCGGGCTTACCACTCGCTGAAGACCATTGGCCAGGGCCGTGATGTCTCAGAGCAGTTCGACGAGTTCCCGCTGGCCTATAACAAGGAAGATTCAGACACCATATAGCTGATGCTGATCGCGCAGTGGATTGTGAAACCTTTTGGTGAGGCTCAATGACGCTATGCATATAGCCTTGTTATGGGTGGATCAGAGGCATAATGATTGGTATGCCAACCATATTGAGGCACCAAAGTTATCGCTGGATGCCAGGTGGTCAATTTGATCGTTGCATCAACTCGGGATGCATAATCATGTAAGCTGTAAGATCTGTTTGCAATTCTGTATCTCTTTTTCAGCTACTGCTAGTGCTTGTAGTATCTGTATGGAACTGTAATTCTTGATGTGCCTAAATCCTGATATCGCCTTTCAAAGTTCCGTCTTGGAACAACTAGCATGCTGTTCAGTCATTAGATTGGCACTTCAAGTTTTATTACCTTACTTGGAAACTTAGTAGTTAGTATCATCTGGGTCCTGGCTGGGTAGTTAGAAATGCTCTATTCTTATGCTTAGACTCTCAACAAGCTGCATACTTGTGAGGCTTGGATCTGTAGCTAGAAATGTTCTGTTTGAATGCTTAAGCTTTCAACAAGCTGCTAACCCTGTGCTATACACTATTGAACCTTGGACCGTCTACTTGTGGTCCGGTCTTCGCTCTATTTTTCTAACCTTTCTATTTGGAAGCATCAGCCATAGGGGAAATGGAACTTTCAACATCACCTCTTCGCAGGAGCAGTTCTTTCAGCTAAATTTTCAAAGCTATTGGTATACTGGTCGAGTCCTATCTAGCTGTCTCTCCTGTTATATTCTGTCATCCCATGCTTTCTTTGATTTGAAAGTCAGCTCTCTGTGACAAAACAATGGAGTATCAATCCCTGCGCACATGACGATTCAAACATACTTGTCGCCATCAGCCACAGCTAAATCCTAAATTTGACCTCGCCCAGTGACAGCAGCGAGGGCTACCCGGTGCCTTGACTAGTCTGTTACCCGCGTACTTGAATCGAGACAAATCTGAAGTGCGATGTGAAGGGACAGCAGCAACGATATTTTATCCTTTTTACCCTTGGGAGGGTTTACCTGGTGGAGTCGGACAAACAAAGGACATGGGATTTTTCCTGCGCTGGTCGAAATTCGAATCATGTGCTTCGCTGGCGGCTCCAGCCGTTGTACTAGAGTATTGCTGTTGTTTTGTCCGCATTGAGAACGGCGGCATGTTGTGCCTAGCAAGTTGGCTAGGGCTGGAGACAAAAGCAGCCGCACCGAACCGCTGTCAGTGGAAGGTGTAAAGTAAAACCACTCCTTTAACTGTCCTCGTGCGTAATTATTTTGTTGGGTTTCTTCTGGCAGTGCTTAGCATGGCTCCCTCTGAAATCAGGTTGCAATTTAGGCTGCGTGGCCTCCGAATGGTCGAGTCCTTGAGTGAGCTCAACAGCTGGCAACGCCATCCGCAGATCCGGGCAGTGATGCCCGTGCCTGGCCTG
The sequence above is drawn from the Panicum hallii strain FIL2 chromosome 7, PHallii_v3.1, whole genome shotgun sequence genome and encodes:
- the LOC112899805 gene encoding inactive LRR receptor-like serine/threonine-protein kinase BIR2; translated protein: MPPPRLLLLPMLLLLLAPLAAPQPAPGSGAAPQEDDLRCLRGVKSGLRDPDGRLDSWDFRNTSGGAVCNYNGISCWNMQESRVISLSLSGFDLQGALPSSLQYCRAATTLDLSSNELDGQIPPALCDWLPFVVNLDLSFNKLTGPIPAELANCRFLNSLKLAGNQLSGQIPASLARLDRLKSLDLSGNRLDGQIPTQLGSNFPKDSFSGNSGLCGRPVSSRCGRGLGGAGLGIVIAAGVFGAAASLVLAYFFWRCTGKGKGGRRRQRRGGSESGGAAVEDGSWWAERLRAAHNRLAPVSLFQKPIVKVKLADLMAATQDFNTSHIVVAGSSRAGTAYRAVLRDGSALTVKRLHSCPLSEKAFRAEMGRIGQLRHPNIVPLLGFCVVEDERLLVYKHMESGALSSVMKKPGEAPLDWATRLRIAVGAARGLAWLHHGFQVPQIHQNLSSSAVLLDEDYEARITDVGLTRLVRMAPGEGGDTSPFLNGDFGEFGYVAPEYASNPVGTMKGDAYAFGVILFELVSGQEAAAVVTDVTGEGFKGTLLDWVNQLKASGRIGDVVDRPLRGKGHDKEIEEFLKVAFACTQPHLKERYSMYRAYHSLKTIGQGRDVSEQFDEFPLAYNKEDSDTI